From Balaenoptera acutorostrata chromosome 8, mBalAcu1.1, whole genome shotgun sequence, the proteins below share one genomic window:
- the SNORC gene encoding protein SNORC isoform X1: MPPSLCPEVQQLSPRCTPLAGRARSRAGMAFRLALRMALLLLSGVLAPAVLTAEGPQEPVPTLWNEPAELPSGEGPVESTSPAWEPAVSGPPAPTAAPSPEDSTARERLDQGGGSLGPGAIAAIVIAALLATCVVLALVVVALRKFSAS, from the exons ATGCCTCCTTCCCTTTGCCCTGAAGTTCAGCAGCTCAGCCCTCGGTGCACCCCGCTCGCCGGCCGCGCTCGCTCACGGGCTGGGATGGCGTTCCGTCTGGCCCTGCGCATGGCGCTGCTGCTGCTCTCCGGGGTCCTGGCCCCTGCGGTGCTCACAG CCGAGGGCCCGCAGGAGCCCGTGCCCACCCTGTGGAACGAGCCCGCCGAGCTGCCATCGGGAGAAGGCCCAGTGGAGAGCACCAGCCCCGCCTGGGAGCCGGCGGTCAGCGGCCCGCCCGCGCCCACCGCTGCGCCGAGCCCCGAGGACAGCACCGCGCGGGAGCGTCTGGACCAGGGCGGCG GCTCGCTGGGGCCCGGCGCCATCGCGGCCATCGTCATCGCCGCCCTGCTGGCCACCTGCGTGGTGCTGGCGCTCGTGGTCGTCGCGCTGAGAAAGTTTTCCGCCTCCTGA
- the SNORC gene encoding protein SNORC isoform X2, with the protein MAFRLALRMALLLLSGVLAPAVLTAEGPQEPVPTLWNEPAELPSGEGPVESTSPAWEPAVSGPPAPTAAPSPEDSTARERLDQGGGSLGPGAIAAIVIAALLATCVVLALVVVALRKFSAS; encoded by the exons ATGGCGTTCCGTCTGGCCCTGCGCATGGCGCTGCTGCTGCTCTCCGGGGTCCTGGCCCCTGCGGTGCTCACAG CCGAGGGCCCGCAGGAGCCCGTGCCCACCCTGTGGAACGAGCCCGCCGAGCTGCCATCGGGAGAAGGCCCAGTGGAGAGCACCAGCCCCGCCTGGGAGCCGGCGGTCAGCGGCCCGCCCGCGCCCACCGCTGCGCCGAGCCCCGAGGACAGCACCGCGCGGGAGCGTCTGGACCAGGGCGGCG GCTCGCTGGGGCCCGGCGCCATCGCGGCCATCGTCATCGCCGCCCTGCTGGCCACCTGCGTGGTGCTGGCGCTCGTGGTCGTCGCGCTGAGAAAGTTTTCCGCCTCCTGA